The Coffea arabica cultivar ET-39 chromosome 1e, Coffea Arabica ET-39 HiFi, whole genome shotgun sequence genome has a window encoding:
- the LOC113702844 gene encoding uncharacterized protein, with the protein MIMGGSTHFSVFLLVAIILLCSSSETVNATCYASEKQALMDFKKDLKDPYGRLSSWIHDVDCCKWEGVVCSNRSGHVIQLQLQSPVREIDDFGDEEESPLSGKISHSLQNLTHLRYLDLSLNDFSGIPIPSFFGSLRSLRYLDLSKAGFQGMVPYQLGNLSSLRTLGLEAYYVSHLQADNLQWLAGLSNLEHLDMSGVDLSLASNWLEVINTIPSLVEIHLFSCQLDLISYYDGGRDTFVSLFHANFSSLTVLDLSRNYLGFVIPRWIFGLPALASLDLSWNFFGGPLPRDLWNLTSLRHLDLFGNYLNGSLSDELSHLNNLISLNLGRNYFEGSLDGIWNWSSLTSLDLSENNFATFLPSQLSTLSSLVSLDLRVNHFRGSIPTSIANISNLQYLDLFHNNLISSLPSEVFTSKDLITLDASDNYLNGPIPSTVGNCSNLEYLSLSNNALSGSIPSNLGRCTQLKELRLNDNALSGSIPSNLGKLSSLKFWDISCNELNGTLPESLGQLSKLEELIIHDNLMEGIVSESHFDNLTALTKFDASGNSLTLRVSVSWTPRVQFETLELSSWKLGPRFPTWIRSQKILRDVNLSFAGISDTIPPWLFNSSLQFVDFSHNQLHGGISHILCEVKNEYHDLRYLDLQENSLSGEIPDCWMNYPNLTRINLNSNNFTGSIPRSLFHLEDLDHLGLGNNSLTGPITFDFVNHE; encoded by the exons ATGATCATGGGTGGATCAACCCATTTCTCTGTTTTCTTACTCGTCGCCATAATTTTACTCTGTTCTTCCAGCGAAACTGTAAATGCAACTTGCTATGCAAGTGAGAAACAAGCTCTTATGGACTTCAAGAAAGACTTGAAAGATCCCTATGGTAGACTCTCGTCTTGGATTCACGACGTTGATTGCTGCAAATGGGAAGGAGTTGTTTGTAGCAACCGAAGTGGCCACGTGATTCAACTTCAGCTTCAGAGTCCTGTTcgtgaaattgatgattttggTGATGAGGAAGAATCACCATTAAGCGGTAAAATCAGTCATTCGTTACAAAATTTGACTCACTTGCGTTACCTTGATCTAAGTCTAAATGATTTCAGTGGAATTCCAATTCCCAGTTTTTTTGGGTCTCTTAGAAGTCTAAGGTACCTGGATTTATCTAAAGCTGGATTTCAAGGAATGGTTCCCTATCAGCTTGGAAACCTGTCAAGTTTACGCACTTTAGGCTTGGAAGCCTATTATGTTTCCCATCTCCAAGCTGATAACCTGCAATGGTTGGCTGGTCTCTCGAATCTGGAACACCTAGACATGAGTGGCGTGGACCTTAGTCTAGCGTCTAATTGGCTAGAGGTGATTAACACGATCCCTTCGTTGGTAGAGATACATTTGTTCTCTTGTCAgcttgatttaatttcttattatGATGGTGGCAGAGATACATTTGTCTCACTCTTCCATGCCAACTTTTCTTCTCTTACTGTCCTAGATCTTTCTAGAAATTATCTTGGATTCGTCATCCCTAGATGGATTTTCGGTCTTCCTGCCCTTGCTTCTCTTGATTTAAGTTGGAACTTCTTTGGAGGTCCATTGCCCAGAGATCTTTGGAACTTGACTTCCCTCAGGCACTTGGATCTTTTTGGAAACTATCTGAATGGTTCACTGTCAGATGAGCTTAGTCATCTTAACAATCTCATTTCTCTCAACCTTGGGCGGAATTATTTCGAAGGCTCCTTGGATGGAATTTGGAATTGGAGTTCCCTTACATCTTTGGATCTATCAGAGAATAACTTCGCTACCTTCCTCCCAAGCCAATTATCCACTTTAAGCTCCCTAGTTTCACTTGACCTTAGAGTCAATCACTTTCGAGGTTCTATCCCAACCTCTATTGCCAACATTTCCAACCTTCAATATCTTGATCTATTTCATAACAACCTTATCTCCTCTTTACCAAGTGAAGTATTCACGTCGAAGGACTTGATTACACTTGATGCAAGTGATAATTACTTAAATGGTCCAATTCCAAGCACAGTTGGCAACTGTTCCAATCTAGAATACCTTTCGCTAAGTAATAATGCTCTATCTGGTTCAATTCCATCAAATTTAGGAAGATGTACCCAGCTCAAAGAACTTCGGCTAAATGATAATGCTCTATCTGGTTCAATTCCATCAAATTTAGGAAAACTGTCATCCTTGAAGTTCTGGGATATATCTTGCAACGAACTCAATGGAACTCTTCCTGAAAGTCTTGGGCAGCTTTCCAAACTTGAAGAGCTTATTATTCACGACAATTTAATGGAAGGCATTGTGAGCGAAAGTCACTTCGACAATCTGACAGCTTTAACGAAGTTTGATGCATCTGGAAACTCTTTGACCTTAAGAGTAAGTGTAAGTTGGACTCCTCGTGTCCAATTTGAAACACTTGAATTGAGTTCATGGAAGCTGGGCCCCCGATTTCCTACATGGATCCGATCACAAAAAATCCTTCGGGATGTGAACTTGTCCTTCGCAGGAATTTCAGATACCATTCCACCTTGGTTATTCAACTCATCATTGCAATTTGTAGACTTTTCTCACAATCAACTCCATG GAGGCATCTCTCACATTTTGTGTGAAGTTAAGAATGAATATCATGATCTTCGGTATCTAGATCTTCAGGAGAATTCTCTATCAGGAGAAATTCCTGACTGTTGGATGAATTACCCAAACTTGACTCGCATCAACCTCAACAGCAATAACTTCACCGGAAGCATTCCAAGGTCATTGTTTCATTTGGAAGATCTGGACCATTTAGGCTTGGGTAATAACAGTCTCACTGGTCCGATAACCTTTGACTTTgtaaatcatgaataa